The Setaria viridis chromosome 2, Setaria_viridis_v4.0, whole genome shotgun sequence DNA window GGTAAAAAGTACCTAATATCTGCCTTAAAATAGGTGAAAACATGCTAAATATTTATGTGCTAATACTCCTCGGCATTTGCAATATTTGTGAAGGGAAACATACTTGCCTGCCCTGCAACATGCTAAAGAGCTAGGAATCCCCATTACAATTCACTGTGGAGAGGTCTGGAAATACTTGTCAACAACTTCTAAACCACTCTTTCCTTGACCTTTATTTTCTTGCAGCtacatttgtaaatatttctctATACTATTTGACCAATGAAGTAAAACTTAGTGACAATAGGTAGCAAACAGGAAGGAGATCCAGGCAGTGCTGGATTTCTGCCCTCAGAGGCTGGGTCATGTATGCTGTCTGAATGATGCAGAATGGAAGAAGCTCAAGTCCCTGATGATTCCAGTAAAATTCTTTCTAcccatttcatatatatagtcaATTAGGCATGACTTGTATGTTTAACTCAAGATAAAATGCAGGTTGAGATATGTTTAACATCAAATGTTATGACAGGAGGTGCTCCTTCTCTAGAGCTTCATCACTTTGGTTGGTCCTTAATGATACAAGATCAAAGTTCTTGCCGAGAATCATCATCATCTCAGTACTAACATTTTATTATACTGAATTTGTGCAGCTGACCTCTATAATGCAAAGCACCCTCTATCCTTATGCACAGATGACTGTGGCCTGTTTTCAACAAGCCTCTCAAATGAGTATTACCTCGTTGCAGCCACTTTTGGTATGCTCTCTTCTTGTAAAGAAGTAAATTAAAAAGTAGTGCTATTTCTAATACTGACCTGACAGACCTGCATGATTTTGATAGGTCTCACCAAGCCTGAGCTGTTTCACCTAGCTCAGGAAGCAGTGCACTTTATTTTTGCTGATGAAAATGTGAAGAAGTCTCTGAAGGAAGTGTTCAAGCATGCCGAGAAGAGATTTGACGATGTTGTCTAAAATTGGCGTGACAAACTAATGTGTGTGCATTGTATGATCACTATGAACCCATGCAAAACATGTATAGGCGTGTAATTTCTTGTTTATGTATGGATTGTGTAATCTTTTCAAGAAATATAGTCAAAGAGGTAATCAGCGTCAAGATGTGGCACAAAAGCCTATGGAGAAGGGGTTGTAAGGAGCTGGTAACAAACCTCGCGGTGTCCATGATCGGAAGCCCTCGCGGCCTCGCTGCTCGCTTTGCACCTgtacagtttttctttttttataaggATTAATCTCTTATTTTCGGAGAAACTCATTTTTAGAAAtactcctttttccttcttgaaGCAAAGAAGCAAAAATGTAGTCACATATAGATAACCGTTAAGGAATCTAACAGTGCTACTTCTTCGATGAGGGGCACAAAGAAAAGAGAAGCAAGGAAtgcaaatagaaaaaaaaaatccaaatactAGTAGTAacagaataaaaaaagaataaaaatcagTATGGGCTGTCCACTAGACCAAGTCCAGCCCATTCCAAAATCGGGCCCAACACTGGCCAGCTGCGAGACAGTTGGCTGCTTCTCCCCTGAAAAGCCCCCGGGAGCAGGCTACGCCGGCTTAACCGTTGCGCCCACGGCGGAGCTGGCCGACGCGGCGACCCCGGCCACCGCGACGCGGCCGTCTCGGGATCGCGCCTCCGACACCACCTTGCCGCAGgtaagccgccgcctcctctatcCCCTCCGTACCAACATCCCCCGCTCCCTCTCACCCTCGATTGCTGCGCAGGCTCGCGCGGGTTGGGCTTCGGCGCTTCGCGGCGACGCTACCACCCTGCGCGGAGCAATCGCATCGCCGCTCCGCCCCACCTTGCTGCCGGTAAGCCGCATCCCCCGACCGCGCCCCCGCCACCAAATAGCAGCAGGGCCGAGCGCTTCACGGGGACGACACCACGCTCAACCAACAGGCAACAGCAGCGTGGGCTTCAACGCCGACGAGTCACCGGCGGACGCCCCAGGCCTgctcctcccccaccttcccGTGGATTCGGGAAACCACGACGAAGAGCGCGCAGGGCCCAGCGAGTTCGTCAACGACCAAGCGGTGAAGCGCGAGGTCTCTTCCTAGGACCCTCCTCCAGCCCGTCGACTGAACACGCGGCGCCCCCTCGTCgaccgcttctccccaaccacGGTGAGTCCTTCATTCCCTGGTACTCCTTCCTTAGCAACGCCCCTGCCTTCTGGTCCTCGCCTTCGTATTTGTACTACGCTGATATTGACTATTGAGAATTCAGCGCCATTGACAGCATCAGTCCCATCTTGAAATTGCAGTTGGAATCGTATCTACTCATGGAATCCAGAATCCCTTTGTTTGATGAGAGCAGCTCAACCAGAGCCAGCCACTTGCCGAGGAATTCATCTTTCAGGTCTTGCTTCAAGAGGAAATGGGATGGGATATGTTCAGGTCTGACAAGTGCCAGGGAATTTATTCAGTTTGGCAACAGGGTGGAACTGGAGCCAATGCCGTCTCATCTGAAGATAGGACATGCTGTAGAGATGATTGAAGATGATGGTCGAACCTTCGTGGAAGCTACCATTGAAGATATCAGAACTGGTAGTGGTTTGCTTCTTGTCAAGCCAAAGGGTGCTGTATCTGAGGACGACTCCATTCTGCTGCAAAAGGACAAGCTCCGACCAGTACTGGCTTGCTCCAGCGACACAGAGCATCAAGGCACTGGTCCTCATCCTAGCTTTACCATATATGACAGTGTTGATGTATTGAATAGTGCTGGCAAATGGGTGAGAGGGGTCATTGTTCAATCTCCCACTAGCAATGGGGACAGTTACCGTGTGCGGATATTCAAAGAGAAGGATAACTTTGATTCGACATTTGCCCTCACCACAAAAATGAGGCTGCATTTTGATTGGGATAGATCCAAAGGTTGGATTGTCGATGCCACTGAGACCATTGGTCACCCTCTGAATCAGGCGGTGGGCCTTGTCGGTCACCAAAGGGCCAAAATTGTTAAGATGTTAGATGCACAACATGCTGTAGTTGAGTTCTGTGATCTGACAAATTCGGATGGCAATCATGTCAAGGAAGTCGTTCACATCAAGGACTGGTACAAGAGTAGATTGGCAAGAAGGTTGAAGGAGCTGAGATATTGGTTGGCTCCAACTGATGATCCATTGCAAGAGTTCGAATGTTACATGCCTACCTATACTTGCTTGGCTGTGTTAGCGGCAGTGTCACCTGTGCTCTTCACCAACTCAGCTGAAAATTGGCCGGATAACATGCTACTGGTCTTCTATTTGCTTGGCGGGCTCTGCTGTTTTGTATCTCTGCTGCCTGTGGTTCGAATCATGTGTCGGAAGCCTACAGCAAGAACTCAGCTTCGCATTTTGAGATTGATTTGTCTTACTTCTGTGGCCATTGGTGTCGCATTCCTGACAATTCATGCTGTGTATGGGCATCAGGCTCTGATGGCGAGTAGGCAGAAGGCAAGAAGGTACTGACATACTAGCTCAAGCCTTAACTATTCTGG harbors:
- the LOC117846430 gene encoding uncharacterized protein, giving the protein MESRIPLFDESSSTRASHLPRNSSFRSCFKRKWDGICSGLTSAREFIQFGNRVELEPMPSHLKIGHAVEMIEDDGRTFVEATIEDIRTGSGLLLVKPKGAVSEDDSILLQKDKLRPVLACSSDTEHQGTGPHPSFTIYDSVDVLNSAGKWVRGVIVQSPTSNGDSYRVRIFKEKDNFDSTFALTTKMRLHFDWDRSKGWIVDATETIGHPLNQAVGLVGHQRAKIVKMLDAQHAVVEFCDLTNSDGNHVKEVVHIKDWYKSRLARRLKELRYWLAPTDDPLQEFECYMPTYTCLAVLAAVSPVLFTNSAENWPDNMLLVFYLLGGLCCFVSLLPVVRIMCRKPTARTQLRILRLICLTSVAIGVAFLTIHAVYGHQALMASRQKARSVTIAG